A genomic segment from Tessaracoccus defluvii encodes:
- a CDS encoding CPBP family intramembrane glutamic endopeptidase, producing the protein MDARPGVASADDTDGVSPLLPGSRHRPLAADRRAGAGAALFLVVTTVVPMLGLLVDVQVGGGSLGGYLDDIVDGVLPRWMTAFAFVSIALMLPLCAVLARIVGQPFGYLSSVTGRFRWGFFWRMMAVAVVAFGILTAVNLAISPQPPLEVLSDSWPMLVVLLVAIPFQAAAEEYMLRGLVFRAVGSWLPDPRAGLAVGALVSSLLFAVLHGASDPWLNAFYFGMALLCCYATWRTGGLEVAVAVHVVNNLIAASFLPFMPTPDVFDREAGVGDPTVLLQLLAVGAVVAAGSLWAARGRVAALGPTATRAAVQP; encoded by the coding sequence GTGGACGCCCGCCCCGGCGTCGCCTCTGCCGACGACACCGACGGCGTATCACCACTTCTTCCGGGCTCCCGGCATCGCCCCCTGGCGGCCGATCGTCGCGCTGGGGCAGGGGCCGCCCTGTTCCTCGTGGTGACCACCGTCGTGCCCATGCTGGGGCTCCTGGTCGACGTCCAGGTGGGTGGTGGCTCGCTGGGCGGATACCTGGACGACATCGTCGACGGCGTCCTGCCGCGCTGGATGACGGCGTTCGCGTTCGTGTCGATCGCGCTGATGCTGCCGTTGTGCGCGGTTCTGGCGCGCATCGTCGGGCAGCCGTTCGGCTACCTCAGCTCGGTGACGGGCCGCTTCCGGTGGGGGTTCTTCTGGCGAATGATGGCCGTCGCGGTCGTCGCGTTCGGCATCCTCACCGCCGTCAACCTCGCGATCTCACCGCAGCCGCCGCTGGAGGTGCTGAGCGACTCGTGGCCGATGCTTGTCGTCCTGCTCGTCGCCATCCCGTTCCAGGCCGCAGCGGAGGAGTACATGCTCCGCGGGCTCGTGTTCCGCGCCGTCGGCTCCTGGCTGCCGGACCCGCGGGCCGGGCTCGCCGTCGGGGCGCTGGTGTCGTCGCTGCTGTTCGCCGTGCTGCACGGCGCGTCGGATCCGTGGTTGAACGCCTTCTACTTCGGCATGGCGCTGCTGTGCTGCTACGCGACGTGGCGTACAGGCGGGCTGGAGGTCGCCGTGGCGGTCCACGTGGTCAACAACCTCATCGCCGCCTCGTTCCTGCCGTTCATGCCGACCCCCGACGTCTTCGACCGTGAGGCTGGCGTCGGCGACCCGACCGTCCTGCTGCAGCTGCTCGCCGTCGGCGCCGTCGTGGCCGCGGGCAGCCTGTGGGCGGCACGGGGGCGCGTCGCCGCGCTGGGGCCGACCGCCACGCGGGCTGCCGTTCAGCCCTAG